The following is a genomic window from Pectobacterium carotovorum.
TCGTCCGCACAGATAAAGTGAACCTGGTTGCCGCGCATTCGCTGGTAACGAACCCAAATATCGGCCTGAACGTGTTCAAGCATATGACCGAGGTGGATTGAACCATTAGCGTAAGGCAGCGCGCACGTTACCAGGATTTTCTTTGCGACTTGAGTCATGAGGAACTTGCTTTCTTTTGTGAATAGAGGGAGATCGATGTTAACCGATAGCGCCTTGCTGCGTAAACCGCTGGCGTGAGTAAAACGGCAGGAAACCACATGGCAGATTTTAATTTGCGTAGCGTTTCCACGTTTTTGACGCCGAAGGGCGTCAGGCTTCCCTCGCTCTGGTATGCTATATACGGTCTCAACGGTCAAATATGAGAATTTCAAGGAGCCGGAATGAACGCGACAGTCCCCGAACAACGCCCAGAAGCACTACGTGCGATGGTCACCGGGGTTTTATCTACTTTTCAGCACCCGACACTGAAAAATAACCTGACGACACTCAATGCGCTGCGCCATTGTGCGCTGCTGGATAACGTGCTGCATATCGAACTGACGATGCCGTTTGTCTGGCTGAGCGGTTTGGCAGTATTAAAAGAAACGGTGAGCGATGAGTTATTACGTTTATCAGGCGCAAAGGCGGTCGAATGGCGCTTAACGCATGATATCGCTACGCTGCGTCGTGTTAACGATCAGGCCGGCGTGAAGGGTGTTAAAAACATCATTGCCGTCAGTTCCGGGAAAGGCGGGGTCGGCAAATCGAGCACGGCGGTCAACATGGCGCTGGCGCTGGCGGCTGAAGGCGCGAATGTGGGCATTCTGGATGCCGATATCTACGGCCCTTCTATTCCCACTATGCTGGGGTCGGCCAGTGAGCGGCCAACCTCGCCGGACGGTCAACACATGGCGCCGATTATCGCGCACGGTCTGGCAACCAACTCGATTGGTTATCTGGTCACGGACGATAACGCGATGGTGTGGCGTGGGCCAATGGCCAGCAAGGCGCTATTGCAACTATTGCAGGATACGCTTTGGCCGGATCTGGATTATCTGGTGTTAGATATGCCGCCGGGTACGGGCGATATTCAACTGACGCTGGCGCAGAATATTCCTGTCACCGGTGCCGTCGTCGTGACGACCCCGCAGGATATCGCGCTGATGGATGCCATGAAGGGCATCGCGATGTTTGAAAAAGTCAGCGTGCCAGTACTGGGCATTGTTGAGAATATGAGTGTACATATCTGTAGCAACTGTGGGCATCTGGAGCCGATCTTCGGTACGGGCGGCGCGCAGAAGCTGGCGGAGAAATACCACTGTTCCCTGTTAGGCCAGCTTCCGCTGCACATCTCCCTGCGTGAAGATCTTGACCGCGGTGAGCCGACGGTCGTCAGCCAGCCGGACAGTGAATTCACTTCTCTGTACCGTGAACTGGCGGGGCAGGTTGCCGCTCAGCTTTATTGGCAGGGTGACACGATTCCCGGCGAAATTTCTTTCCGCGCGCTGTAGTCCGCTATAAGGCCGGGCTCTGTCCCGGCTTGACCTGCGCCAGTCCTCGTTTCTCTGGGGCGCAATACGCGGAAAGGGTGGCGTGAAGGGGGCTAACTCCCTATAATTGCCGCGTTAAAGCGCCTGTTGGCGCATTCCCCTCTCTTTATTTATGTTAATCAGGTCGTTAATACCATGACTGATCAGTCTCACCAGTGTGTCATCATCGGGATCTCAGGAGCATCCGCTTCAGGTAAAAGTCTTATTTCCAGCACCTTGTATCGGGAATTACGCGATCAGGTCGGCGATCAGCATATCGGGGTGATATCTGAAGACAGCTATTATAAAGATCAAAGCCACCTGACGATGGAAGAGCGGGTAAAAACCAACTATGACCACCCAAGTTCGATGGATCACAGCCTGTTGCTGAAACATTTGCAGATGCTAAAAGCGGGTCAGGCGATTGAAGTTCCGCAGTACAGCTATGTTGAGCACACTCGCAAGCAGGAAACGGTGCATATCGAGCTGAAAAAGGTCATTATCCTGGAGGGTATCCTGTTGCTGACGGATGCACGCCTGCGCGATGAGATGAATTTCTCTATTTTTGTCGATACGCCGCTGGATATTTGCCTGTTGCGTCGTATGCGCCGCGACGTGAATGAGCGAGGTCGTTCAATGGATTCCGTGATGGAACAGTATCAGAAAACCGTGCGTCCGATGTTCCTGCAATTCATTGAGCCATCCAAGCAGTACGCCGATATTATCGTGCCGCGCGGTGGTAAAAACCGTATTGCGATTGATATTTTGAAAGCCAAGATAAGCCAGTTCTTTGAATAAGATGTCCTGAATCATTCAGGTTGCGTGAAGGCGGCAATCGAGCGACAAATCGGTCTAACCGATTTGAACAGCGCTAGCGCTGGCCCGAAGGGTGAACCTCATAAAATGAGGTTCATTCATCCCCAGGAGCTTACTCAGGTAAGTGACTGGGGTGAGTAAGGGCGGCCAACGCGCAAGCAGCTTGAAGTATGACGGAGATAGATGAGGTTTATCTGATAGATACCGGTGTGGAATGGAGAATAAGATGAGACTGTGTGACCGTGACATTGAAGCCTGGCTGGATGATGGCCGACTGGTGATTACGCCCCGTCCGCCAACCGAGAGGATCTCTGGCGCGACCGTTGATGTTCGCCTGGGAAATCAGTTTCGTGTCTTCCGCGGACACACCGCGCCTTTCATTGATTTAAGCGGACCGAAGGATGAGGTCAGTGCGGCGCTGGATCGCGTCATGAGTGATGAAATCAATTTACCAGAAGGTGAGGCGTTCTTCCTGCATCCGGGAGAGTTAGCGCTGGCGGTGACGTTTGAGTCAGTTACGCTGCCTGATGATTTGGTCGGCTGGCTGGATGGTCGTTCTTCGCTGGCACGCCTGGGATTGATGGTTCACGTCACCGCGCACCGCATTGATCCAGGTTGGCAAGGAAGAATTGTGTTGGAGTTCTATAATTCAGGTAAGTTGCCGCTGGCATTACGCCCCGGCATGATGATTGGCGCTCTGAGTTTTGAACCGCTTTCAGGGCCGGCGGCTCGTCCATACAACCGTCGTCAGGATGCCAAATATAAAGACCAACAGGGTGCGGTAGCGAGCCGGATCGATAAAGACTGAGCGTCTGGCGACAGGCTTGCAAGGTAAAAAGCAGGTGGCCGTGCGTTTCGCAATGAGGATGGCATGAGAAGATTTCTGACGACGCTGGCAATTCTGCTTGTTGTGCTGGTAGCAGGAATGACGGCTTTGGTCGTACTGGTTAATCCCAATGACTTCCGCGCCTACATGGTGAAGCAGGTTGAGGAACGTAGCGGCTATCGCCTCCAACTGGACGGCGATCTGCGCTGGCATGTTTGGCCGCAGCTGAGCATATTATCCGGCGGGATGTCGTTAAGCGCGCCAGGTTCCAGCGTACCTATTGTCAGCGCGGAGAACATGCGCCTTGATGTGCAACTGTGGCCGCTGTTGTCGCATAAGCTCGCGGTCAAGCAAGTGATGCTGAAAGGGGCGATTATTCGCCTGACGCCGGAAAGCGAAGCCAAACAGGCCAATAATGCCCCAATTGCTCCGGCGGGTTCGCAAGCCCCATCTGAAGAACGACGCTGGCGGCTGGATATCGATAAGATAAAAGTCGCCGATAGCCTGTTGGTTCTGCAACGCAGCAACAACGAACAAATTAATGTTCGTGATATTAATCTTGCTATGGAGCAGAGCAGTGATCGGCAGGTCAACATCGAATTATCAAGCCGCATCAATCGCGATCAGCGCGATATTGCTTTCTCTCTTGCCGCAGATGTCGATTTGCTGCATTTCCCTCAACAGATCAATGCCAATATCACCAAGCTGGACTACCAGCTTCAGGGCGCGGGCATTCCGGCAAGCGGTATCAGTGGAACGGGAAGCGTTCAGGCAAGTTATCAACAGCAGCCTGAAAAAATCACCTTTAGCCAGCTTTCACTTAATACCAATAATAGTCAGTTGTCGGGGGCGGGCAGCGTGACGCTGGGAGATATCCCACATTACGATTTGGATTTGTTGTCTGAGAAGCTGGATTTGGATTCCCTGCTGGGAATCGAGGTAGCAAAGGCCAACAACGTCTCCAAGGCACCCGTTAAATCATCAGCCCCCGTCATTTCCAATGAAAGTGGGTTAACCAAGCCAGAAGATAGCTTACAGGCATTCACGGCGCGTCTGTCGCTACAGGCTGCGACGATGATCTACCGTGGGCTTGATGTCCGCCAGTTTACGCTACGGGCAGAGAATCAGCCGGGACTGCTGGATATTACAACGTTGAGCGGCGAACTGGGCAGTGGGCATTTCTCATTACCCGCTAAAGTCGTGACGAAGCCATCAACTAACATCACGTTACGCCCAGAACTCAAGGATGTTGAACTGTCTCAACTGATGTCCGCGTTTGCGCAGCCCGCTGAGACAGTCAGCGGAAAATTCTCGATGGCAGGACAGTTCAGCGGCAACAGCTTTACGCTACCTGCGTTGCTCCAACAGTGGCAGGGAACGGCAACGCTGCAGGCCAATGGTGTCCGCCTACAGGGTTTGAATATTCAGCAAATGGTGCAGATGGCTGTCGCACGTAGTAATGGTAATGTGCGAGGGCAAGAGCGCTACGAGCGTTACACTGAGCTACAACAGCTGACGGGAAAAGCCCAGTTGAACGCGGGTAAGTTACGCCTTACCGATCTCAATGGCCGTTCAGAACTGTTGTCACTAAACGGTGTTGGGCAATTCGATTTGCCTGCTCAGACCTGTGATGTCAATTTGAATGTCTCTATCACTCAAGGATGGCAGGGCGATGAGCAGTTGGTCAGCGTGCTGAGAAACACGGCGATCCCGTTACGCGTCTATGGCGAGTGGGATAAATTAAATTATCAGCTACAGGTAGATCAACTGCTGCGTAAACGCCTACAGGACGAGCTGAAGAAGCGCCTGAATGACTGGGCCAGCCAAAATCAGCAAAGCCAAAAGGGTAAAGACCTGAAGCAACTCCTCGATCGTCTTTAATTTTCTAAATACGCCGTTTTAGCTGGTTTGCTGACACCTGTCAGCAAACCAGCAGCCTTTCCCTAACGTTTTCCCCTGGTTTGTCATCCTTCTCCAGACCGGCTTTGTGCTCGGTGTCTCTTTTTTAATGTTACATGTTAATATTTTTCTCTTTTTTTATTTTCTAAAGCAGTAAACTTCGCTCCCTATTTTCGGTGCGGCGTTACTCCGCTGCCGGGGAATGTCTGTCAGATAATTTATTACTCAGGTATCAAAACACACTATGCTCGAACTTTTGATTGGTGTTGCTGTAACGATTCTGGTCGGTCGTTACATTATAAAAGGGTACTCCGCGACTGGCGTGTTGCTGGTGGGAGGCCTATTACTATTGGCAATCAGTGCCATGCTGGGAAAAAACGTATTGCCAGCCAGCGCGAAAGCGACAGGCTGGAGCGCAACGGATATTGTTGAATACGTAAAAATTTTGCTGATGAGCCGCGGTGGCGATCTCGGCATGATGATTATGGTGCTGTGTGGTTTTGCCGCTTATATGACGCATATCGGTGCCAATGATGTCGTCGTCAAACTGGTTTCCCGTCCGCTGAAAATGATCAACTCGCCTTATTTACTGATGATTGCGGCCTATTTTGTCGCCTGTCTGATGTCGCTGGCGGTGTCATCGGCAACCGGGCTGGGGGTGCTGTTAATGGCTACGTTATTCCCCGTTATGGTGAACGTCGGGATTAGCCGCGGAGCTGCTGCCGCAATCTGCGCATCTCCCGTGGCGCTAATCCTGTCGCCGACGTCGGGCGACGTAGTGCTAGCTGCTCAGGCATCGCAGATGAAATTAGTGGATTTCGCCTTTAAGGCCACGCTACCTATTTCTATCATGGCGATCGTGTGTATGGCCGTCGCGCATTTCTTCTGGCAGCGCTATCTGGACAACAAAGCGAATGTCAGCCATGAGATTCTGGACGTCAGTGAAATCAAGACCGATGCCCCGCGTTTTTACGCCATTCTGCCGTTTACGCCGATCATTGGTGTACTGGTATTTGATGGTAA
Proteins encoded in this region:
- the dcd gene encoding dCTP deaminase is translated as MRLCDRDIEAWLDDGRLVITPRPPTERISGATVDVRLGNQFRVFRGHTAPFIDLSGPKDEVSAALDRVMSDEINLPEGEAFFLHPGELALAVTFESVTLPDDLVGWLDGRSSLARLGLMVHVTAHRIDPGWQGRIVLEFYNSGKLPLALRPGMMIGALSFEPLSGPAARPYNRRQDAKYKDQQGAVASRIDKD
- the dcuC gene encoding anaerobic C4-dicarboxylate transporter DcuC produces the protein MLELLIGVAVTILVGRYIIKGYSATGVLLVGGLLLLAISAMLGKNVLPASAKATGWSATDIVEYVKILLMSRGGDLGMMIMVLCGFAAYMTHIGANDVVVKLVSRPLKMINSPYLLMIAAYFVACLMSLAVSSATGLGVLLMATLFPVMVNVGISRGAAAAICASPVALILSPTSGDVVLAAQASQMKLVDFAFKATLPISIMAIVCMAVAHFFWQRYLDNKANVSHEILDVSEIKTDAPRFYAILPFTPIIGVLVFDGKWGPELHIITVLVICMVLAAVLEFVRSFNAQKVFDGLDVAYRGMADAFSSVVILLVAAGVFAQGLGTIGFISGLIGLAQSFGSGGLVIMLVLVAITMLAAMTTGSGNAPFYAFVELIPKLASQMGINPAYLAIPMLQASNLGRTISPVSGVVVAVAGMAKISPFEVVKRTSVPVLVGLIVVVIATEIMVPA
- the udk gene encoding uridine kinase, encoding MTDQSHQCVIIGISGASASGKSLISSTLYRELRDQVGDQHIGVISEDSYYKDQSHLTMEERVKTNYDHPSSMDHSLLLKHLQMLKAGQAIEVPQYSYVEHTRKQETVHIELKKVIILEGILLLTDARLRDEMNFSIFVDTPLDICLLRRMRRDVNERGRSMDSVMEQYQKTVRPMFLQFIEPSKQYADIIVPRGGKNRIAIDILKAKISQFFE
- the asmA gene encoding outer membrane assembly protein AsmA, which codes for MRRFLTTLAILLVVLVAGMTALVVLVNPNDFRAYMVKQVEERSGYRLQLDGDLRWHVWPQLSILSGGMSLSAPGSSVPIVSAENMRLDVQLWPLLSHKLAVKQVMLKGAIIRLTPESEAKQANNAPIAPAGSQAPSEERRWRLDIDKIKVADSLLVLQRSNNEQINVRDINLAMEQSSDRQVNIELSSRINRDQRDIAFSLAADVDLLHFPQQINANITKLDYQLQGAGIPASGISGTGSVQASYQQQPEKITFSQLSLNTNNSQLSGAGSVTLGDIPHYDLDLLSEKLDLDSLLGIEVAKANNVSKAPVKSSAPVISNESGLTKPEDSLQAFTARLSLQAATMIYRGLDVRQFTLRAENQPGLLDITTLSGELGSGHFSLPAKVVTKPSTNITLRPELKDVELSQLMSAFAQPAETVSGKFSMAGQFSGNSFTLPALLQQWQGTATLQANGVRLQGLNIQQMVQMAVARSNGNVRGQERYERYTELQQLTGKAQLNAGKLRLTDLNGRSELLSLNGVGQFDLPAQTCDVNLNVSITQGWQGDEQLVSVLRNTAIPLRVYGEWDKLNYQLQVDQLLRKRLQDELKKRLNDWASQNQQSQKGKDLKQLLDRL
- the apbC gene encoding iron-sulfur cluster carrier protein ApbC, with amino-acid sequence MNATVPEQRPEALRAMVTGVLSTFQHPTLKNNLTTLNALRHCALLDNVLHIELTMPFVWLSGLAVLKETVSDELLRLSGAKAVEWRLTHDIATLRRVNDQAGVKGVKNIIAVSSGKGGVGKSSTAVNMALALAAEGANVGILDADIYGPSIPTMLGSASERPTSPDGQHMAPIIAHGLATNSIGYLVTDDNAMVWRGPMASKALLQLLQDTLWPDLDYLVLDMPPGTGDIQLTLAQNIPVTGAVVVTTPQDIALMDAMKGIAMFEKVSVPVLGIVENMSVHICSNCGHLEPIFGTGGAQKLAEKYHCSLLGQLPLHISLREDLDRGEPTVVSQPDSEFTSLYRELAGQVAAQLYWQGDTIPGEISFRAL